TCGGCGCCCAGCTCACGGTGCGGGAGAGCCAGGCCGCGGTGCTCTTCTACAAGGGCAAGGCCTGTGATCTCTTCGGCCCCGGCCGCCACACCTTGAAGACCGGCAACGTTCCGGTCGTCACCAAGATCCTCGCCCTGCCCTGGGGCATGATGAGCCCGCTCCGGGCTGAGGTCTATTTCGTCAACCTCAGGATCTTCGCCAACCTCAAATGGGGCACCACCGACCCGGTGGCGTTCAAGGATTCGGAGCTGGGGCTCATCCGCCTCCGGGCCCATGGGATGTTCAATATCCAGATCCAGCAGCCGCTGCTCTTCATCAACACCCTGGTAGGCACCATGGGCAGCCTGGCTGCCAGCCAGGTGGAAGAGTATCTCCGGAAGGTCATCGTCTCCCGCCTCAACGATCTCCTGGGCGACCGGCTGGACAGCATCCTCAACCTGGCCGGCCGCTACGAGGAGCTGTCCCAGGAGCTGTTGAGCCGCCTGGCGGCCGACTTTGGCCACTTCGGCCTGGCCCTGTCCCAGCTCTACATCACCTCCATCACCCCGCCCGCCGAGGTGCAGCAGGCCATCGACGACCAGGGCCGGCTGCGGGTGGTGCAGGACCTCGATGGCCTGGTCAAGCTCAAGGCCGCGGCGGCCATGGAAAAGGCGGCAGCGAGCCAGGGGCCGGCCAGCGACGGCATGGGCCTTGGCTTTGGCCTCATGATGCCCGCCATGCTGGCAGCCCTGGGCAGCCGGCCGGCCGGGCCCCCGGTGGTGGCCGCGGCAGCCGCGGCCACCTGCCCGGACTGCCGGCAGGCGGTGGCAGCCAGCGACCGCTTCTGCCCCCATTGCGGCCACCAGCTGGTGATCGTCCAGCAATGCCGCGGCTGCGGCAAGAACCTGCCGGCCAACGCCCGCTTCTGCTCCCGCTGCGGCCAGCCGGTGGACCAGAAGCCTGCGGCCCGGGTCTGCCGGGGCTGCGGTCTCGAAAACCTGCCGGAATCGGTCTTCTGCAACGGCTGCGGGGAGCGGCTGTAGATGGACTGCCTGGTGGAGGAGCCGTGCCCCCAGTGCGGCGCACCGGTGGCCCTGGAGGAGACGGCGCGGCTCCTGGTCTGCCAGTACTGCGCGGTGCCGCAGGTGGTGGTGGCGCCGGCCCCCTTCCGGTATGTCCTGCCCCACAGCCGGCAGGCCGCCGACGTGCTCCTTGCCCCGTACTGGCGCTTCCGGGGCACGGTCTACAGCTGCGACACCGGCGGACTGCGCCACCGGCACGTGGACACCACCGGCCGCGGCGTGGACTTGGCCGGCCTTCCCGCCTCCCTGGGCCTGCGGCCGCAGGCGATGCGCCTGCGCTTCGCCACCCAGGAGCGGGCCGGCCGCGCCCTGCCGCCCCGGCTGCCCCTGGCCTCGATCCTGGCCCGGGCTCCCCAGCCGGAAGACAGGCCGTCCGAGATCAGGCCCCTATTTGCGGCGGCCATCGGCGAGACCGTAAGCCTCGTCTACCTGCCCCTGGTGCAGGCGGGACGGCAGGTGCTCGACGCGGTGACCGGCCAGCCTCTGGCGGTTGGGGACAGCCCCGAGATCCTGGCCGGTGTGCCGTCAGAGCCGCTGGCCTGGCGGCCGACCTTTCTGGCCAGCCTCTGTCCCAACTGCGGCGCCGGCCTTGCCGGGGCGGCGGACAGTCTGGCCCTGGCCTGTCCCAACTGCCAGCGCCTCTGGGCCGCCGACGCCGCCGGCTTCCGGGACCTCCCGTGGCGCCTGGTGCCGGGCCAGGGTCCGGCGCCCTCCTACCTGCCCTTCTGGCGGATCGAAGCCGGGCTGCCGGCCCTGGGCATCACCTCCCGGGCCGATTTTCTGCGGGTCACCGGCCAGCCCCGCCTGCCCGCGCCGCAGGATGAAAACGAGGCCATGGCCTTCCTGGTGCCGGCCTTCAAGCTCCCGCCCCCCCTGTTCCTGACGACCGCCGTGCGCCTGGCCCTGGCGGGCAAGGCCTTTCCCGGCCAGGGCACCCTGCCCCGGCAGGGTCTGCATGGCGCGAACCTCCCCCGCAGCGAGGCGGTAGAGGCCTTGCGCCTCATCGTCGCCCAGGCCACCGTGCTTCGCCGCACCGTGCTGCCCGCCCTGGCGGAGGTCCGCTTCGCCATCCAGGCCATCGAGCTTTGCTACCTGCCCTTTGCCGCCGCCGGGCCGGACTTGGTGCTGGAAGGGCTACCCTTGGCTGTCAACAAATCGGCCCTGCGGCTGGGCAGCCAGCTCTGACGGTGATGGACGAGATGGACGTGGCACCGCTGTCCATTCGGTCCATCCTGTCCATACCGTCCACAAAGTCCATGCCGCACCCATGCGCAAGCGGCTTCACGAGGCGCCCCAGGTCGATGGGACCGCTGAACCTGCACCCTTTCCCAAGGAAGCCATGACCACCGCCATCCTCGGCATTTCCGCCTTCTACCACGACAGCGCCGCGGCCCTCCTGGTGGACGGCCGCATCCGGGGCGCGGTCCAGGAGGAGCGCTTCAGCCGCCGGAAGCACGATCCCGGCTTTCCGGCCCAGGCGATCCGCTATCTTTTGGACGACTCCGGGCTCGGCCTCGGGGATCTGGCCGCCATCGTCTTTTATGAGAAGCCGTACCTGAAATTCGA
The genomic region above belongs to Thermodesulfobacteriota bacterium and contains:
- a CDS encoding SPFH domain-containing protein; this encodes MGANNLVFLEYIEWLDDTGQELVHREPPEGSGEIKFGAQLTVRESQAAVLFYKGKACDLFGPGRHTLKTGNVPVVTKILALPWGMMSPLRAEVYFVNLRIFANLKWGTTDPVAFKDSELGLIRLRAHGMFNIQIQQPLLFINTLVGTMGSLAASQVEEYLRKVIVSRLNDLLGDRLDSILNLAGRYEELSQELLSRLAADFGHFGLALSQLYITSITPPAEVQQAIDDQGRLRVVQDLDGLVKLKAAAAMEKAAASQGPASDGMGLGFGLMMPAMLAALGSRPAGPPVVAAAAAATCPDCRQAVAASDRFCPHCGHQLVIVQQCRGCGKNLPANARFCSRCGQPVDQKPAARVCRGCGLENLPESVFCNGCGERL